Proteins from a single region of Vicinamibacterales bacterium:
- a CDS encoding PD-(D/E)XK nuclease family protein — MITPRTTRLVRAADLQAFQRAILASIPADPIAARGCAVIVPSRSAAEELRRTMENAALAAGAAIVIPDLATRDEWYARLRERLPGAPPLLTAFHREALLRRSAIRATQAGAEPPFNLRAGLVVEILALYDELRRRHRTVADFDRLMTGALEPGAEYDRGAARLLAQTRFLTAAFTEFEQALAGVGGVDEHRIRALALESPRPLYRRVVVTVPDQSADKRGLWTADFDLLARMPGLAEIDVIATEALLEAGFHQRLHETILPGIEDVRFGAAAAPLPILVVPDAAPGAEPARVFLCRDREEELAAFVRALKTRGASAAPLSRTAIAFQRPLPYLYLARQVFADAGMPYQALDALPLAGEPFAASVDIVFGAIAADFTRGALIELLRCPHFVFIAGSAPLTIADVHVLDRLLVDRKYLGGIDRLTALAEELRGQGEHRLSAAAQIASELAAAAAAATAPAQIEGILGFIAKHERPARGDEPWLARHLRARAAVRSALTMLRDAHAAHDPAPLSIAQLSGSVRRWIDGQTFSPRLGDSGVTLLDASAVPYADLDELRLVGLTEADWPERGARSIFYPQSLLAQLGWPKDQDRLSASRARFQDLLRLPRRRVSLSTITLEDDAIVSPSPLIEDVDAVGLPIERFTPAPGLAGARVFAHEALSLPPVVPGVLAGEASAWLALRAGRSFEAARFRGVTGPRAASVYAVSRLERYLECPFKFYAAHVLKLPEERDEQAWMTPQERGSFVHEVFESFFTEWQRLGRGAVTTANMAEAIELFDRIATRHLDELPEGDRALERTLLLGSAAAAGFGERAFAFEIEDDVAVVERLLEHQLEGVFTFEAAGAQRRVALRSKADRIDLLADGTLRIVDYKIGRAPERKRSLQLPIYGACAEQALAGRHGRQWTLARAGYIAFKEKTAFVELPNVRKAASEGQERLLAVIDAVERGEFPVQPDEPFLCNWCAYPGVCRKDYVGDDL; from the coding sequence GTGATCACTCCGCGCACCACCCGGCTGGTACGGGCAGCCGACCTGCAGGCATTTCAGCGCGCCATCCTCGCGTCGATTCCGGCCGATCCGATCGCGGCGCGCGGCTGCGCGGTGATCGTCCCGTCGCGGAGCGCCGCCGAAGAGCTGCGGCGGACGATGGAGAACGCCGCGCTCGCCGCGGGCGCGGCGATCGTGATTCCGGACCTGGCGACGCGCGACGAGTGGTACGCGCGGCTGCGCGAGCGGCTGCCGGGCGCGCCGCCGCTGTTGACCGCGTTTCACCGCGAGGCGCTGCTGCGGCGCAGTGCGATCCGCGCGACGCAGGCGGGAGCCGAGCCCCCGTTCAATCTGCGCGCCGGACTCGTGGTCGAAATCCTCGCGCTGTACGACGAGCTGCGCCGCCGGCACAGGACCGTCGCGGACTTCGATCGCCTCATGACCGGCGCGCTCGAGCCCGGCGCCGAATACGATCGCGGCGCCGCCCGTCTGCTGGCGCAGACGCGGTTCCTGACCGCGGCGTTCACCGAGTTCGAGCAGGCGCTCGCCGGCGTCGGCGGCGTGGACGAACATCGCATCCGCGCGCTCGCCCTCGAATCGCCGCGCCCGTTGTATCGGCGCGTCGTCGTCACGGTGCCGGACCAGTCGGCGGACAAGCGGGGCCTGTGGACGGCCGACTTCGATCTCCTGGCGCGCATGCCGGGCCTCGCCGAGATCGACGTCATCGCGACCGAGGCGCTGCTCGAGGCCGGCTTCCATCAGCGGCTGCACGAAACCATCCTGCCGGGCATCGAGGATGTCCGGTTCGGCGCGGCCGCGGCGCCGCTGCCGATCCTGGTCGTGCCGGACGCGGCTCCCGGCGCGGAGCCGGCGCGCGTGTTCCTGTGCCGCGATCGCGAGGAGGAGCTGGCCGCGTTCGTGCGCGCGCTGAAGACGCGCGGAGCATCCGCCGCCCCGCTGTCACGAACCGCGATCGCGTTCCAGCGTCCGCTGCCGTACCTCTATCTCGCGCGGCAGGTGTTCGCCGATGCCGGCATGCCGTATCAGGCGCTCGATGCGCTGCCGCTCGCCGGCGAGCCGTTCGCCGCCTCGGTGGATATCGTGTTCGGCGCGATCGCGGCGGATTTCACCCGCGGCGCGCTGATCGAGCTCCTGCGATGCCCCCACTTCGTGTTCATCGCCGGCAGCGCGCCGCTGACGATCGCCGACGTCCACGTTCTCGATCGCCTGCTGGTGGATCGCAAGTACCTCGGAGGCATCGATCGGCTGACGGCGCTGGCCGAAGAGCTGCGCGGCCAGGGTGAACACCGGTTGTCGGCGGCCGCGCAGATCGCGTCCGAGCTCGCGGCGGCCGCCGCTGCCGCCACCGCCCCGGCCCAGATCGAGGGCATCCTCGGGTTCATCGCGAAGCACGAGCGCCCTGCGCGCGGCGACGAGCCGTGGCTCGCGCGCCATCTGCGCGCCCGCGCCGCGGTGCGGTCGGCATTGACGATGCTGCGGGATGCGCATGCCGCCCACGATCCCGCACCGCTGTCGATCGCGCAGCTCTCCGGGTCGGTGCGGCGGTGGATCGACGGACAGACGTTCTCGCCGCGCCTGGGGGACAGCGGGGTCACCCTCCTGGATGCGTCGGCGGTGCCCTACGCGGATCTCGACGAGCTGCGTCTCGTCGGCCTCACCGAAGCGGACTGGCCGGAGCGCGGCGCGCGCAGCATCTTCTATCCGCAATCGCTGCTCGCCCAGCTCGGATGGCCCAAGGATCAGGATCGCTTGTCGGCGTCCCGCGCGCGGTTCCAGGATCTGCTGCGGCTGCCCCGCCGCCGCGTCTCACTCTCGACCATCACGCTGGAAGACGATGCCATCGTGTCGCCGTCGCCGCTGATTGAAGATGTCGACGCCGTCGGACTGCCGATCGAACGATTCACGCCGGCGCCCGGCCTGGCGGGGGCGCGCGTCTTCGCGCACGAAGCGCTCAGTCTGCCGCCGGTGGTGCCGGGCGTGCTCGCCGGCGAGGCGTCGGCGTGGCTCGCGCTGCGCGCCGGCCGCAGCTTCGAGGCCGCACGTTTCCGCGGCGTCACCGGCCCGAGGGCCGCGTCGGTCTACGCCGTCAGCCGGCTCGAGCGATACCTCGAGTGCCCGTTCAAGTTCTACGCGGCGCACGTGCTGAAGCTGCCCGAGGAGCGCGACGAGCAGGCCTGGATGACGCCGCAGGAGCGCGGCTCGTTCGTCCACGAGGTGTTCGAGAGCTTTTTCACCGAATGGCAGCGCCTCGGCCGTGGAGCCGTGACGACCGCGAACATGGCCGAAGCGATCGAGCTGTTCGATCGGATCGCCACGCGGCACCTGGACGAATTGCCTGAAGGGGATCGGGCGCTCGAACGCACCTTGCTGCTGGGCTCCGCGGCGGCGGCCGGGTTCGGCGAGCGCGCGTTCGCGTTCGAGATCGAGGACGACGTGGCAGTGGTCGAGCGGCTGCTCGAGCATCAGCTCGAGGGCGTGTTCACGTTCGAGGCCGCGGGGGCGCAGCGCCGGGTCGCGCTCCGGTCGAAGGCCGATCGCATCGACCTGCTCGCCGACGGCACGCTCAGAATCGTCGACTACAAGATCGGCCGCGCGCCGGAGCGCAAGCGCTCGCTGCAACTGCCGATATACGGCGCCTGCGCGGAACAGGCGCTGGCCGGCCGCCATGGGCGCCAATGGACGCTGGCGCGGGCCGGCTACATCGCCTTCAAGGAAAAGACCGCCTTCGTCGAGCTGCCCAACGTGCGCAAAGCGGCGAGCGAAGGGCAGGAGCGGCTGCTGGCGGTGATCGACGCGGTGGAGCGGGGTGAATTCCCCGTGCAGCCGGACGAGCCGTTTCTCTGCAACTGGTGCGCGTATCCGGGGGTCTGCCGCAAGGACTATGTGGGAGACGATCTCTGA
- a CDS encoding UvrD-helicase domain-containing protein encodes MSLFSEGSGNGGRGTGIGDPDAAAREFARDPANNVVLEASAGTGKTSVLVTRYVNLLARGVDPANILAITFTRKAAAEMRERIIRELRRSAEQAAFDRGGWAAIRDRLADIQISTIDAFCLSLLREFPLEADLDPGFGMADETEVPRLIDQSLDKSLAAFVALARRDPDIALVLAQLGLTRAREGLAYLLQRRLVAWDVLDRFLERGPADLDADTVCRRAVDALVDLFATVSGGRDRFLAEGPVRQPRYRLLAQDLRRLESFRGAGNAAVRGLIDRAAAHFLKSDGRPRTADRIHPYTNDDYPSPEAGKRHRLEALRLGPPFENIRRAFSRDLNVVLSRGIRSMFAIALAHYRTALNDRSLLDFSDVLQRAVELLARMDEFSQSRYRLEGRYHHVLVDEFQDTSRKQWELISLLVEAWGEGIGMIAQPSIFIVGDRKQSIYRFRDAEVAVLQEAGAFISALRPGGSARRAISRSFRAVPGLLAFVNDLFAEIGRDARRADDFKYDEEDRFPAGPPDAAVVPDTSALLGIVAGADADACAAAVADEIRRLLRTATVRDKETGIPRPARPGDIAILFRSRASHRELEAALEARRVPTYVYKGLGFFDADEIKDVSALIRYLANPSSQLRAAAFLRSRFVRLSDAGLAALAPDLAAAVTAPEPPAAIALLHEDDRRALDLIRRFAPAWIEQVDRVPPADLIEALIPATAYAHELRGGRRYQAWENLKKMRGLIRRIQNRGYATLSRIADHLDSLTAGDESNAVLEALDAVNLMTIHASKGLEFPIVFVVNLAKGAAGFPRPVRVAGEDVSVGPFVSEMDEAERLRDREETKRLLYVALTRARDRLYLGSILKDGAFATGRGSLGEVLPETMRALFVRAARDPGDAVDWTAASGICYRFSVCRADAATGAIAESAVTDVRPAAGTDLFGGLADSAAVERVAADAPETSTGVQPGAWQILTEQMETAAALAGAEATFDVPFSLPDPSHGRVIRGTIDAVIRREGSVDVMMCVAGPTSPKHEQTLALYVEAAQRLFPGAAVNGSFLNCNS; translated from the coding sequence ATGTCGTTGTTTTCTGAGGGATCGGGGAACGGGGGCCGGGGAACCGGGATCGGAGATCCGGATGCTGCGGCGCGGGAGTTCGCCCGCGATCCGGCCAACAACGTCGTCCTCGAAGCCTCCGCCGGCACGGGGAAGACGAGCGTGCTGGTGACCCGGTACGTGAACCTGCTGGCGCGCGGCGTCGACCCGGCGAACATCCTGGCGATCACCTTCACGCGCAAGGCCGCCGCCGAGATGCGCGAGCGGATCATCCGCGAGCTGCGCCGGTCGGCGGAGCAGGCGGCGTTCGATCGCGGGGGCTGGGCGGCGATTCGCGATCGGCTCGCGGACATCCAGATCAGCACCATCGACGCGTTCTGCCTGTCGCTGCTGCGCGAGTTCCCGCTCGAGGCGGATCTCGATCCCGGCTTCGGCATGGCGGACGAGACCGAAGTGCCGCGGCTGATCGATCAGTCGCTCGATAAATCGCTGGCCGCCTTCGTTGCCCTCGCCAGGCGCGATCCCGACATCGCCCTGGTGCTGGCGCAGCTGGGGCTCACGCGCGCGCGCGAAGGGCTCGCCTACCTGCTGCAGCGGCGCCTGGTGGCGTGGGACGTGCTCGATCGGTTCCTCGAGCGCGGCCCGGCGGACCTCGACGCGGACACGGTGTGCCGCAGAGCGGTCGACGCGCTCGTGGATCTGTTCGCCACGGTCTCCGGCGGACGCGACCGGTTCCTCGCCGAAGGGCCGGTACGCCAGCCGCGCTATCGGCTGCTGGCGCAGGACCTGCGGCGGCTCGAATCGTTTCGCGGAGCCGGCAACGCGGCGGTGCGCGGACTCATCGATCGGGCCGCGGCGCATTTCCTGAAATCCGACGGCAGGCCGCGGACCGCCGATCGCATTCATCCGTACACGAACGACGACTATCCGTCGCCCGAGGCAGGCAAGCGGCATCGGCTCGAGGCGCTGCGGCTCGGCCCCCCCTTCGAGAACATCCGCCGCGCCTTCAGCCGCGACCTGAACGTGGTGCTGTCCCGCGGGATCCGCAGCATGTTCGCCATCGCGCTGGCGCACTACCGCACGGCGCTCAACGATCGATCGCTGCTGGACTTCTCGGACGTGCTGCAGCGCGCGGTCGAGCTGCTCGCCCGCATGGACGAGTTCTCGCAGAGCCGCTACCGGCTGGAGGGGCGGTATCACCACGTCCTCGTCGACGAGTTCCAGGATACGAGCCGCAAGCAGTGGGAGCTGATCTCCCTGCTGGTCGAAGCGTGGGGGGAGGGCATCGGGATGATCGCGCAGCCCTCGATCTTCATCGTCGGCGATCGCAAGCAGTCGATCTACCGGTTCCGCGACGCCGAAGTGGCCGTACTGCAGGAGGCCGGCGCCTTCATCTCGGCGCTGCGCCCCGGCGGCAGCGCGCGCCGGGCGATTTCGCGCAGCTTCCGCGCCGTTCCCGGGCTGCTCGCGTTCGTGAACGATCTCTTTGCCGAGATCGGACGCGACGCACGCCGGGCGGACGATTTCAAGTACGACGAGGAGGACAGGTTCCCGGCAGGCCCGCCGGACGCGGCGGTCGTGCCGGACACCTCGGCGCTGCTGGGAATCGTCGCCGGCGCCGATGCGGATGCCTGCGCCGCCGCCGTGGCGGACGAAATCCGGCGGCTGCTTCGGACGGCGACCGTGCGCGACAAGGAGACCGGAATCCCGCGTCCGGCGCGGCCGGGGGACATCGCCATCCTGTTCCGATCGCGCGCGAGCCACCGCGAGCTCGAGGCGGCGCTCGAGGCGCGCCGCGTTCCGACCTATGTCTACAAGGGGCTGGGGTTCTTCGACGCGGACGAGATCAAAGACGTATCCGCGCTCATTCGCTACCTCGCCAATCCTTCGTCGCAGCTCCGCGCCGCCGCGTTTCTGCGGTCGCGCTTCGTTCGGCTGTCGGACGCGGGGCTCGCGGCGCTCGCTCCGGACCTCGCGGCGGCGGTCACCGCGCCGGAGCCTCCCGCCGCGATCGCGCTGCTGCACGAGGACGATCGGCGCGCGCTCGACCTGATCCGGCGGTTCGCGCCGGCGTGGATCGAGCAGGTGGACCGCGTTCCGCCGGCGGACCTGATCGAAGCGCTCATCCCGGCGACGGCCTATGCCCATGAGCTGCGCGGCGGGCGCCGGTACCAGGCGTGGGAAAACCTGAAGAAAATGCGCGGTCTCATCCGCCGCATCCAGAACCGCGGCTACGCGACGCTCTCGCGGATTGCCGATCACCTGGATTCGCTGACCGCGGGCGACGAGTCCAACGCGGTGCTCGAAGCGCTCGACGCCGTGAACCTGATGACGATCCACGCTTCAAAGGGCCTCGAGTTTCCCATCGTCTTCGTGGTGAATCTGGCGAAAGGCGCGGCAGGGTTCCCGCGTCCGGTGCGCGTGGCCGGCGAGGACGTGTCCGTGGGGCCGTTCGTGTCCGAGATGGACGAAGCCGAGCGCCTGCGCGATCGCGAGGAAACGAAGCGGCTGCTCTACGTGGCGCTCACCCGCGCGCGCGATCGCCTCTACCTCGGCAGCATTCTCAAGGACGGCGCCTTCGCGACCGGCCGCGGCAGCCTGGGCGAGGTGCTGCCCGAGACGATGCGCGCGCTGTTCGTGCGCGCCGCGCGCGACCCGGGAGATGCCGTCGATTGGACCGCGGCATCGGGTATTTGCTACCGCTTCTCCGTATGCCGCGCCGACGCCGCGACGGGTGCGATCGCTGAGTCAGCCGTGACCGACGTGAGGCCCGCCGCCGGCACGGACCTGTTTGGAGGGCTCGCCGATTCGGCGGCGGTCGAGCGCGTGGCCGCAGACGCGCCCGAAACGAGTACCGGCGTCCAACCCGGCGCGTGGCAGATCCTGACGGAACAGATGGAGACGGCCGCGGCGCTGGCCGGCGCCGAGGCGACGTTCGACGTCCCGTTCTCGCTGCCGGATCCCTCGCACGGACGAGTGATCCGGGGGACGATCGACGCGGTGATCAGGCGCGAAGGTTCGGTCGACGTCATGATGTGCGTGGCCGGGCCGACGTCGCCGAAACACGAGCAGACGCTCGCGCTCTACGTGGAAGCGGCCCAGCGCCTGTTCCCCGGCGCGGCCGTCAACGGCAGTTTCCTGAATTGCAATTCGTGA
- a CDS encoding DnaJ domain-containing protein, with protein MRDYYDVLGVARDAGADEIKRAHRQLTRRYHPDISGEELSVSVADCLADEVHRDFPSVLTVLDRMRHSFFGGGARPGDGPDVVVTAHEAFWGAIVPLDVPVRRTCGRCGGRGEIWNDWCGDCGGVGDLDGRQAINLRIPAGVRDGSRVRFRVAAPGTRPTLIDARINIR; from the coding sequence GTGCGCGACTACTACGACGTCCTCGGCGTTGCCCGCGACGCGGGCGCGGACGAGATCAAGCGGGCCCACCGCCAGCTGACTCGCCGCTACCATCCGGACATCTCCGGAGAGGAGCTCTCCGTGTCCGTCGCCGACTGTCTCGCCGACGAGGTCCACCGCGATTTCCCGTCCGTGCTGACGGTGCTCGATCGCATGCGGCACTCGTTCTTCGGCGGCGGCGCGCGGCCGGGGGACGGGCCCGACGTGGTGGTGACCGCGCACGAGGCGTTCTGGGGCGCCATCGTCCCGCTCGACGTGCCGGTCCGCCGCACCTGCGGCCGCTGCGGCGGGCGCGGTGAAATCTGGAACGACTGGTGCGGCGACTGCGGCGGCGTCGGCGACCTCGACGGCCGGCAGGCGATCAACCTCCGCATCCCCGCCGGCGTGCGCGACGGGTCCAGAGTCCGCTTTCGCGTGGCGGCGCCCGGCACCCGTCCGACACTGATCGACGCCCGGATCAACATAAGATAA
- a CDS encoding Mrp/NBP35 family ATP-binding protein, whose translation MISETAVLEALKGVRDATVDRDIVTAKFVKDLKIDGGRVSFTVEQAIHGASTRQQVGEQSGAAVKRLPGVSSVEVTMTARVRPAVIPDLSKQPVPGVRNIIAVGAGKGGVGKTTVSVNLAIALSQSGARVAMIDGDVYGPNVPIMLGINTQLTTDGQRIVPADQYGIQLVSMAFLTQDDVPVIWRGPMLHGVVQQFFREVAWDDVDYLIVDLPPGTGDIALSLSQSVPVAGAVLVTTPQTVSLADTRRAVRMYEKLNIPPMGLVENMSHFICPTCRTASDIFGQGGGQRLAADMNVPFLGAIPIYEPIRIGGDTGVPICVGEPKSPAAQAFRAAAHQLAVSLAALAFKPQSKAIPLTQVR comes from the coding sequence GTGATCTCAGAAACAGCCGTTCTCGAAGCTCTCAAAGGCGTGCGCGACGCCACCGTCGATCGCGACATCGTCACCGCGAAGTTCGTCAAGGACCTCAAGATCGATGGCGGCCGCGTATCGTTCACGGTCGAGCAGGCGATTCACGGCGCCTCCACCCGCCAGCAGGTGGGCGAGCAGTCCGGCGCCGCTGTGAAGCGGCTGCCCGGCGTGTCCTCCGTCGAGGTGACGATGACGGCGCGGGTGCGTCCGGCGGTGATTCCGGACCTCTCGAAGCAGCCGGTCCCGGGGGTCAGGAACATCATCGCGGTTGGCGCCGGCAAGGGAGGCGTCGGCAAGACGACCGTGTCGGTGAACCTGGCGATCGCGCTCAGCCAGTCGGGGGCGCGCGTCGCGATGATCGACGGGGACGTCTACGGTCCGAACGTGCCGATCATGCTCGGCATCAACACGCAGCTGACGACTGACGGCCAGCGGATCGTTCCCGCCGACCAGTACGGCATCCAGCTCGTGTCCATGGCGTTCCTGACGCAGGACGACGTGCCGGTGATCTGGCGCGGCCCCATGCTCCACGGCGTCGTTCAGCAGTTCTTCCGGGAAGTGGCGTGGGATGACGTCGACTACCTGATCGTCGATCTGCCGCCCGGCACGGGGGACATCGCGCTCAGCCTCAGCCAGAGCGTCCCGGTGGCCGGCGCCGTGCTCGTGACGACGCCGCAGACGGTCTCGCTGGCCGACACCCGGCGCGCGGTCCGCATGTACGAGAAGCTCAACATCCCGCCGATGGGGCTCGTCGAGAACATGAGCCATTTCATCTGTCCGACGTGCCGCACCGCGAGCGACATCTTCGGCCAGGGCGGCGGGCAGCGGCTCGCGGCAGACATGAACGTGCCGTTCCTCGGCGCGATTCCGATCTACGAACCGATCCGGATCGGCGGAGACACCGGCGTGCCGATCTGCGTCGGCGAACCCAAGTCGCCGGCGGCGCAGGCCTTCCGCGCCGCGGCGCACCAGCTCGCCGTCTCGCTTGCCGCGCTGGCCTTCAAGCCGCAGTCCAAGGCGATACCCCTCACGCAGGTCCGTTAG
- a CDS encoding MFS transporter, whose amino-acid sequence MAVTSQQSAVTPARRMLLLVSVAEVLGMTLWFSATAAAPAIVREFGMAAGGLAWLTMAVQAGFVAGTLITAVTNLADAVNARRLFAMGCVGGAAVNAAIAFVPSDAAVILLRFLTGVALAWVYPPGMKIAAGWFRERRGTALGIVVGAVGVGSAFPHLLAWLGAGLPWRLVVSASSVLAVVGASIVALAVQDGPYVSASAPFDRHALRVVLRSRGTRLAMLGYFGHMWELYAMWTWIAVFASASLSAAAAASLDGARVGSLVAFIAIASGAVGCVAAGFWADRFGKARIAGAAMLGSAACVLVSPLFYGAPLAALLPFTVIWGFTVVADSAQFSALVTDHTPRTHVGTALTLQTSAGFLLTMVSMRLVPPISATAGWQWAFLFLAPGPLLGALAMRRLTRQP is encoded by the coding sequence TTGGCAGTCACCAGTCAGCAGTCCGCAGTCACTCCCGCGCGGCGGATGCTGCTGCTGGTGTCGGTGGCTGAAGTGCTGGGAATGACGCTGTGGTTCTCGGCCACCGCGGCCGCTCCCGCAATCGTGCGGGAGTTCGGCATGGCGGCAGGCGGCCTCGCCTGGCTGACGATGGCGGTGCAGGCCGGGTTCGTCGCCGGCACGCTGATCACCGCGGTGACGAACCTGGCCGATGCCGTCAACGCGCGGCGCCTGTTTGCCATGGGCTGCGTGGGCGGGGCCGCGGTGAACGCGGCGATCGCCTTCGTGCCGTCGGACGCCGCGGTGATCCTGCTGCGTTTTCTCACCGGCGTGGCTCTGGCCTGGGTGTATCCCCCCGGGATGAAGATCGCCGCCGGATGGTTCCGCGAGCGCCGCGGCACCGCGCTCGGCATCGTCGTCGGGGCGGTCGGCGTCGGGTCGGCGTTTCCGCATCTCCTCGCGTGGCTCGGCGCGGGGCTGCCGTGGCGCCTCGTGGTCAGCGCCTCGTCGGTGCTGGCGGTCGTCGGGGCGTCGATCGTCGCGCTCGCGGTGCAGGACGGGCCGTACGTGAGCGCGTCGGCGCCGTTCGACCGGCACGCCCTGCGCGTCGTCCTGCGCAGCCGGGGCACCCGTCTGGCGATGCTCGGATACTTCGGGCACATGTGGGAGCTGTACGCGATGTGGACGTGGATTGCCGTGTTCGCCTCGGCATCGCTGAGCGCGGCCGCCGCGGCATCGCTCGACGGAGCGCGCGTGGGATCGCTGGTCGCCTTCATCGCGATCGCCAGCGGCGCCGTGGGCTGCGTGGCGGCGGGATTCTGGGCGGACCGGTTCGGCAAGGCGCGGATCGCGGGGGCGGCGATGCTCGGCAGCGCGGCCTGCGTGCTGGTGTCGCCGCTGTTCTATGGCGCGCCGCTGGCGGCGCTGCTGCCGTTCACGGTGATCTGGGGCTTTACCGTCGTCGCTGATTCGGCGCAGTTCTCCGCGCTGGTCACCGATCACACGCCGCGAACGCACGTCGGCACGGCGCTGACGCTGCAGACCAGCGCGGGATTCCTCCTCACGATGGTGAGCATGCGCCTGGTGCCGCCGATCAGCGCGACCGCCGGCTGGCAGTGGGCGTTTCTGTTCCTCGCTCCGGGCCCGCTGCTGGGCGCGCTGGCGATGCGGCGCCTGACCCGGCAGCCCTGA
- a CDS encoding gamma-glutamyltransferase family protein, which yields MLSRRILPTVTAIAAAGATLLAQTPAAPVRGEVRASHGLVAAGRTFTADAGARLMTAGGNAIDGGVAAIFAAAVTEISHFGLGGEAPIIIYSARDRRVIVINGQGPAPKAANPQMFAGKDAIPGNGPLGATLPAVVDSAAIALARYGTKSLSEVLQPAIELADGFPMYEFLHNYLRSERAASEQYAWTKSTYYANGITPVGQTFRQPNLAATLRALAAAEKAALSRGLPREGAIEAGRDAFYKGPIAREMTAAVREAGGVMTEEDLAGYHGRIEEPATVTYRGYTVHKAGFWNQGPSLLQTLRILEGFDLRTMGRGSADAVHTIVEAIKLGYADRDRYYGDPDFVRVPGEVLLSEPYAAARRRLIDPKKASVEQRPGNPGNATGEFRSAGSLPLHSQDPRIALEDSAAAREPGDTTSIQAADAAGNLFSATPSSGWLLGGAFVAGRTGVPMSNRMQAFNLDPASPNVLAGGKRPRTTLTPTVVMKDGKPFLAIGTPGGDSQDQQILLVLLNIIDFGLDVQAAIEAPRVNSLHPVSSFDNHRAQPGVLEIEASFPAAVQDELKARGHTLLLRRAHAMSTGIVAAGIDPASGQLRGGADLRRERAIVAW from the coding sequence GTGCTCAGCCGGCGCATTCTCCCCACTGTTACAGCGATCGCGGCCGCCGGAGCGACGCTGCTCGCTCAGACGCCCGCCGCGCCGGTTCGCGGCGAAGTGCGCGCCAGCCACGGCCTGGTGGCCGCCGGACGCACCTTCACGGCGGACGCCGGCGCGCGCCTGATGACCGCGGGCGGCAACGCGATTGACGGCGGCGTCGCGGCGATCTTCGCCGCGGCGGTGACCGAGATCTCGCACTTCGGCCTCGGCGGGGAAGCGCCGATCATCATCTATTCGGCGCGCGACAGGCGCGTGATCGTCATCAACGGCCAAGGCCCGGCGCCGAAAGCCGCCAATCCGCAGATGTTCGCCGGCAAGGACGCCATCCCCGGGAACGGCCCGCTCGGCGCGACGCTGCCGGCGGTGGTCGATTCGGCGGCGATCGCGCTCGCCAGGTACGGAACGAAGTCGCTGTCCGAGGTGCTGCAGCCGGCGATCGAGCTGGCGGACGGCTTCCCGATGTACGAGTTCCTGCACAATTACCTGCGCAGCGAACGCGCGGCGTCGGAGCAGTACGCGTGGACGAAGTCGACGTATTACGCCAACGGGATCACGCCGGTCGGTCAGACGTTCCGCCAGCCGAATCTCGCCGCCACGCTGCGCGCGCTGGCGGCGGCGGAGAAGGCGGCGCTGTCGCGCGGCCTCCCGCGCGAGGGGGCGATCGAGGCGGGGCGCGACGCGTTCTACAAGGGGCCGATCGCGCGCGAGATGACCGCCGCCGTCCGGGAAGCGGGCGGGGTGATGACGGAGGAGGACCTGGCCGGCTATCACGGCCGGATCGAGGAGCCTGCGACCGTCACCTACCGCGGCTACACGGTACACAAGGCGGGCTTCTGGAACCAGGGTCCGTCGCTGCTGCAGACGCTGCGCATCCTGGAAGGCTTCGATCTGCGAACGATGGGGCGCGGATCGGCCGACGCCGTGCACACCATCGTGGAAGCGATCAAGCTGGGATACGCGGATCGCGATCGCTACTACGGAGATCCGGATTTCGTCCGCGTCCCCGGGGAGGTGCTGCTGTCCGAGCCGTACGCGGCGGCGCGGCGGCGGCTGATCGATCCGAAGAAGGCGAGCGTGGAGCAGCGGCCGGGCAACCCGGGCAACGCAACCGGTGAATTCAGATCTGCAGGCAGCTTGCCCCTTCATTCGCAAGATCCGCGGATCGCACTCGAGGATTCGGCTGCAGCCAGGGAACCGGGCGATACCACCTCGATTCAGGCCGCCGACGCCGCCGGGAATCTCTTTTCGGCGACGCCCAGCTCCGGCTGGCTGCTCGGGGGGGCCTTCGTCGCCGGCCGCACCGGCGTGCCGATGAGCAACCGGATGCAGGCGTTCAACCTCGATCCCGCGAGCCCGAACGTCCTCGCCGGCGGCAAGCGGCCGCGCACCACGCTGACGCCCACGGTGGTGATGAAGGACGGCAAGCCGTTTCTCGCCATCGGCACGCCCGGAGGCGACAGCCAGGACCAGCAGATCCTGCTCGTGCTGCTGAACATCATCGATTTCGGACTCGACGTGCAGGCCGCCATCGAAGCGCCCCGCGTCAACTCGCTGCATCCGGTCAGCTCGTTCGACAACCATCGCGCCCAGCCCGGCGTGCTCGAGATCGAGGCGTCGTTTCCCGCCGCGGTGCAGGACGAGCTGAAGGCGCGCGGCCACACCCTGCTCCTGCGCCGCGCCCATGCCATGTCGACGGGGATCGTCGCCGCCGGCATCGATCCGGCGAGCGGTCAACTCCGCGGCGGTGCGGATCTGCGGCGCGAACGCGCGATCGTCGCCTGGTAG